The Leptospira koniambonensis genome window below encodes:
- a CDS encoding intradiol ring-cleavage dioxygenase encodes MKRKDFLKSIFVSGAVFTGLTSSCNSQKDNSPSNLGLLQGILETSSCNAADVSSSSVCALIPKETEGPYPLDLSSNSSYFRQDITEGKAGIPLSLVLTIQNINDNCNPISNARVDVWHCDKDGYYSGYKESGYLGTKNYIGETFCRGIQLTDSSGIVNFTTIYPGWYSGRVTHIHFQVYLNNGLVATSQIAFPEDITKTVYNTSLYSAHGQNTSVPGNCYDNIFNNSASDLSLELCTITEDTSTGGYIANLTVGIAN; translated from the coding sequence TTGAAAAGAAAAGATTTTCTGAAAAGTATATTCGTATCCGGTGCTGTTTTTACGGGACTCACAAGTTCATGTAATTCTCAAAAGGATAATTCGCCTTCTAATCTGGGTTTATTGCAAGGGATATTGGAAACTTCTTCCTGCAATGCGGCTGATGTTTCTAGTTCTTCTGTATGTGCATTGATCCCAAAAGAAACAGAAGGTCCATATCCTTTAGATTTGAGTTCCAATTCTTCTTATTTCCGCCAAGATATTACTGAGGGAAAAGCTGGAATTCCTTTGAGTCTTGTATTGACGATCCAAAACATAAACGATAATTGTAACCCAATTTCGAATGCGAGAGTGGATGTTTGGCATTGTGATAAGGACGGATATTATTCTGGATACAAAGAATCTGGATATTTAGGTACCAAAAATTATATTGGAGAAACATTCTGTAGAGGAATTCAACTCACTGATAGTTCAGGTATCGTAAACTTTACTACGATCTATCCAGGTTGGTATTCAGGAAGAGTAACTCATATACATTTCCAAGTATATTTAAATAACGGACTTGTTGCAACTTCTCAAATTGCTTTTCCGGAAGATATTACGAAAACTGTATATAACACTTCTTTATATTCGGCGCACGGGCAAAACACTTCCGTTCCTGGAAATTGTTATGATAATATATTTAATAACTCCGCCTCAGATTTAAGTTTGGAATTATGCACGATCACTGAGGATACTTCCACAGGAGGATATATCGCGAATCTGACTGTAGGTATTGCGAATTAA
- a CDS encoding SelL-related redox protein, which yields MKFLPREILESQVEGRNLTGHSFEDNLPQKPSLVVFLRHLGCIFCRETVEDLRVFSSEMAAFPPILFVYPESVREGEEFFSRFWPEAKAISNPNVSFYEQISVQEGNLIELAGPEVWVSAVRALAKGNFYGVQGRHLLRMPGVFLVLKDRILWSHSYRHIGDEPDWSKLPGCTPLPTDEYDPGILPA from the coding sequence ATGAAATTCTTACCGAGAGAAATTTTGGAATCCCAGGTCGAAGGGAGAAATTTAACCGGCCATAGTTTCGAGGACAATCTTCCTCAAAAACCTAGCTTGGTCGTTTTTCTACGACATCTTGGTTGTATATTTTGCAGAGAAACAGTGGAAGACCTTCGTGTTTTCAGTTCTGAAATGGCTGCATTCCCTCCTATCTTATTTGTATATCCCGAATCGGTTAGAGAAGGAGAAGAATTTTTCTCCAGATTCTGGCCAGAAGCAAAAGCAATCTCCAATCCAAATGTTTCCTTTTATGAACAGATCAGTGTACAAGAAGGCAATTTAATTGAATTGGCAGGCCCAGAAGTTTGGGTAAGTGCTGTGCGTGCGCTTGCAAAAGGAAATTTTTACGGAGTCCAAGGTAGACATCTACTTAGAATGCCTGGTGTATTTTTAGTTTTAAAAGATAGAATTCTTTGGTCCCATTCTTATCGCCATATTGGAGATGAACCGGACTGGAGCAAATTACCTGGATGTACTCCTTTACCAACAGATGAATACGACCCAGGGATTTTACCGGCTTAG
- a CDS encoding TerC family protein, translating to MDLHLVDLIISLLTLTAMEIVLGIDNIVFLSIVVGKLPKEQQASGRTIGLLAALGFRIGLLFTVSWLASLTNGLFQVGNFTVTGRDLIMLGGGLFLIAKSTSEIHHKMEEGETDLDTGSSPSFLNVIVQIIILDIIFSVDSIITAVGLSGNLMIMVLAVVISLLIMLIFSGKVSDFINEHPTMKILALSFLIMIGVMLFADGLHFHIPKGYIYFSMAFSLLVEFINMRVRKANQSP from the coding sequence ATGGATTTGCATCTTGTAGACCTTATCATCTCTCTTCTGACCCTAACAGCGATGGAAATCGTTCTAGGAATTGATAATATTGTATTTCTTTCCATAGTAGTCGGCAAACTTCCCAAAGAACAACAGGCAAGCGGCCGCACAATCGGACTTTTGGCTGCCTTAGGTTTTAGGATAGGCTTACTATTTACCGTAAGCTGGCTCGCCAGTCTCACTAACGGACTTTTCCAAGTCGGAAATTTTACAGTGACAGGAAGAGATCTGATCATGCTTGGCGGGGGACTTTTCCTAATAGCAAAAAGTACAAGTGAGATCCATCATAAAATGGAAGAAGGTGAAACTGATCTGGACACTGGATCTTCTCCATCTTTTCTGAATGTGATCGTGCAGATTATCATTTTGGACATTATATTTTCAGTAGATTCGATCATTACCGCAGTCGGACTTTCCGGAAACTTGATGATAATGGTCCTTGCTGTAGTCATTTCACTTTTGATCATGTTAATTTTCTCAGGAAAGGTAAGCGATTTTATCAACGAACATCCTACCATGAAAATTTTGGCTCTCTCCTTTTTGATCATGATTGGAGTGATGCTGTTTGCGGATGGTTTACATTTCCATATTCCGAAAGGATATATTTATTTCTCTATGGCATTCTCACTTCTCGTGGAATTCATAAATATGCGGGTTCGTAAGGCAAATCAATCCCCTTAA